The proteins below are encoded in one region of Ferruginibacter lapsinanis:
- a CDS encoding alpha-amylase family glycosyl hydrolase — translation MKKILSILLFQLIAVVGFCQINVSGTNSHPSWIMQGNIYEVNVRQYTPEGTLAAFSKHVDRLKKMGVQTIWFMPINPISKVDRKGSLGSYYAVSDYTALNPEFGSIAAFKQLVRSIHNKGMKVIIDWVPNHTGADNRWLTEHPDFFVKDSNGNAAMAADWADTRQLNYKNPVMQDSMIAAMKFWVSTTDIDGFRCDVAWNIPASFWHKCIPQLKKMKSIFMLAEGDSAYLPESGFDAVYPWHMFKMMEKIAKGERPAFGLDSIKQENDKMYPANTIQMYFTSNHDENSWNKADYGTFPGNVHQPFAVFTQTMINSVPLIYSGQEEPVLRALKFFDKDPMTFNKLQRAAFYKTLLDLRKRNVALSADASFKKLSTGNDGAIYAFVREKAGKKILVILNFSAHQQPVVIKDKTLYGKAYNVFKGSKVMITNKKWNMPPWGYVVYEL, via the coding sequence ATGAAAAAAATATTATCTATCCTTCTGTTTCAGTTGATTGCTGTTGTTGGTTTCTGTCAGATAAATGTATCAGGCACCAACAGCCATCCTTCCTGGATAATGCAAGGCAATATTTATGAGGTAAATGTTAGACAGTATACACCGGAAGGTACATTAGCTGCATTTTCAAAACATGTAGACCGTTTAAAAAAGATGGGTGTACAAACGATCTGGTTCATGCCCATTAACCCTATCAGTAAGGTAGATAGAAAAGGCTCTTTAGGAAGCTATTATGCTGTATCCGATTACACAGCCCTTAATCCTGAATTTGGTTCGATCGCTGCATTCAAACAGCTGGTTCGGTCAATACATAATAAGGGAATGAAAGTGATCATTGATTGGGTTCCCAATCACACAGGTGCAGATAACAGATGGCTTACAGAACACCCCGATTTCTTTGTAAAAGATAGCAATGGTAATGCAGCTATGGCTGCCGACTGGGCAGACACCAGGCAATTGAATTATAAAAACCCTGTAATGCAGGATAGTATGATAGCGGCTATGAAATTCTGGGTCTCCACTACAGATATAGATGGTTTCAGATGCGATGTAGCCTGGAATATCCCTGCTTCTTTTTGGCATAAATGTATCCCTCAATTAAAAAAGATGAAAAGTATTTTCATGCTTGCAGAAGGTGATAGTGCTTATCTTCCTGAAAGTGGTTTTGATGCTGTTTATCCATGGCATATGTTTAAAATGATGGAAAAGATTGCAAAGGGTGAAAGACCTGCATTTGGTTTAGATAGCATTAAGCAGGAAAATGACAAGATGTATCCTGCCAATACTATTCAAATGTACTTTACAAGCAACCATGATGAAAACAGCTGGAACAAAGCAGACTATGGAACCTTCCCCGGCAACGTACATCAGCCTTTTGCTGTATTTACACAAACAATGATCAACAGTGTTCCATTAATTTATAGCGGGCAGGAAGAACCGGTATTGAGAGCACTAAAGTTTTTCGATAAAGACCCGATGACTTTTAATAAACTTCAAAGAGCTGCATTTTATAAAACTTTGCTTGATCTTCGTAAAAGAAATGTAGCTCTTTCTGCCGATGCCTCATTTAAAAAATTAAGCACAGGAAACGACGGAGCGATTTATGCATTTGTAAGAGAAAAAGCAGGAAAAAAGATATTGGTAATTCTAAATTTTTCTGCTCATCAGCAACCTGTGGTTATAAAAGATAAAACATTATATGGCAAAGCATACAATGTTTTTAAGGGCTCAAAAGTAATGATAACCAATAAAAAATGGAATATGCCACCATGGGGATATGTGGTGTATGAGTTATAG
- a CDS encoding phage holin family protein — MRETFAKVEEMIGTVKEYVNVRIESVKLDVAEICSDIISSAIAIFIAASLFLFFILFASIALSIYLNEYTRSSWSGFLIVGCLHLLLAIIIWIARERLIRLPVMNALIKKIFNDHEED, encoded by the coding sequence ATGAGAGAAACATTCGCCAAAGTCGAAGAGATGATTGGCACTGTAAAGGAATATGTAAATGTCAGGATCGAGTCTGTTAAACTTGATGTAGCAGAGATATGTTCAGATATCATCTCAAGCGCCATCGCAATCTTTATAGCCGCTTCTTTGTTCTTGTTTTTTATTTTGTTCGCCAGTATTGCTTTATCCATTTACTTAAATGAATACACCCGAAGTTCCTGGTCGGGGTTCCTGATTGTAGGCTGCCTGCATCTGTTACTTGCGATCATTATATGGATCGCAAGAGAGAGACTCATACGCTTACCCGTAATGAATGCTTTGATCAAAAAAATATTCAACGATCATGAAGAAGATTAA
- a CDS encoding YtxH domain-containing protein produces the protein MNTNRKLLTALAVGAAIGGILGVLYAPDKGVETRKKISDRTKKITDAAKEKLEQLRHHGNGAKDRKSEFA, from the coding sequence ATGAATACTAATCGTAAATTACTGACAGCATTAGCTGTCGGCGCAGCTATCGGCGGTATATTAGGCGTATTGTATGCTCCTGATAAAGGAGTAGAAACCAGGAAAAAGATAAGCGACAGAACAAAAAAAATTACTGATGCCGCTAAAGAAAAACTGGAACAATTAAGACATCATGGTAACGGCGCAAAAGACAGAAAAAGTGAATTTGCGTAG
- a CDS encoding ester cyclase, with product MKKIIVFLLVAAGIYSCKNSPAGSDMAGTEAHNKMRMQQFYDQVFNAHAPAMIDSFCVSDFVDHNPDPGHSGKGTDDLKAQFTDMMTGIPDVKVTTKFMVAEGDTVVAYVTINGTNTGPMGKMPATNKSFTMDGIDIVVIKGDKAVERWGIFDNMSMMAQMGMMGGAPPADSTKMAPKKM from the coding sequence ATGAAAAAAATTATTGTATTTCTGCTAGTAGCAGCAGGTATCTATTCCTGCAAAAACAGCCCAGCCGGCAGTGATATGGCCGGCACCGAAGCTCATAACAAAATGAGGATGCAGCAATTTTATGACCAGGTATTCAATGCACATGCTCCTGCAATGATCGATTCATTTTGTGTATCCGATTTTGTTGACCACAATCCCGATCCCGGCCATTCAGGAAAAGGCACCGATGACCTGAAGGCTCAGTTCACTGATATGATGACCGGAATACCGGATGTGAAAGTAACAACTAAATTCATGGTGGCTGAAGGCGATACGGTAGTAGCGTATGTTACCATTAATGGAACAAATACCGGTCCGATGGGAAAAATGCCGGCAACCAATAAATCATTTACTATGGATGGCATTGACATCGTTGTTATCAAAGGAGATAAAGCTGTTGAACGCTGGGGTATTTTTGACAATATGAGTATGATGGCACAAATGGGAATGATGGGAGGAGCACCTCCTGCAGATTCAACAAAGATGGCTCCTAAAAAAATGTAG
- a CDS encoding lipocalin family protein — protein MKKVFLFLSLAAITIISCKKEATKSCPTSMADLAGTYSFVKVESGGGGTYSDVTSYYTEACERDNKLTLNANGTYTYTDAGTVCTTDESSTGNWDIDITGHLNIGSVGPFNLDDLTIISFDCSTLVAEADFGTVGSTPIKVRFTFRK, from the coding sequence ATGAAAAAAGTATTCCTGTTTTTATCTCTGGCAGCAATTACAATAATATCCTGTAAAAAAGAAGCTACTAAAAGCTGCCCGACCTCCATGGCTGACCTTGCCGGGACTTATAGTTTTGTAAAAGTTGAAAGTGGCGGAGGTGGTACTTACTCAGATGTTACCAGCTATTATACAGAAGCCTGTGAAAGAGATAATAAACTTACCTTAAATGCTAACGGCACTTATACCTATACTGATGCAGGCACTGTTTGTACTACTGATGAAAGCAGTACCGGTAATTGGGATATTGATATTACCGGTCATTTGAATATCGGATCTGTAGGGCCCTTCAATCTTGATGACCTCACTATCATTTCTTTTGATTGTAGCACACTTGTAGCAGAAGCAGATTTTGGCACCGTTGGTAGTACTCCTATAAAAGTAAGATTCACTTTCAGAAAATAG
- a CDS encoding fibronectin type III domain-containing protein produces the protein MHLIRSAAYLIFVIIPGLCFSQICNVPTNIKITSLTTTSIGVQWNIPAGNAGATYDWEARTSGLAAGSGNTGLINSGNTADTFINVSSLTAATTYDIYVRTACTSSTSAWAGPVSIKTACTINSIPFSENFDGVTAPALPNCFTVQNINGGNTFTNTSLSGSFAPYSSPNAIIYATEQANAANDWIYTPAINLTQGVYYRMQFWYRVLFAGFPNQIEIKFGKAPVASAMTSGVIYSNSLNNTSLQQASFSYTVPQTGIYYIGIHNYTPAGAYNFQMLLDNLFIDIGPDPNCGIATNFTADSIGTNKATIRWTSPSSGTPVSYDWEVRTSGLPGSGFSGLYNSGNIAAADSINLSGLAMGTTYKFYLKTNCTSPSYGVWSGATTFTTNTTACGSIANLSYSNVRKDGFLLYWGAPSVSSPSVGYDWEVRLSGAGGSGATGLVTSGTTTNTFADVTGLQPLTYYSVYVRNRCASGNSSSWVKYTGSISTGIINEVCSDAVELIVGKGFCTSIKTIDLSRAVPTTGLSSSCALINNGSGTTNPLNDAWYKVTVPATGNVVVQTFNVPLNASNTGISAYNSMLIAYSGDCGNLTEIACDRDGGPDDPYWASEGYQAKISLTGRTPGETIYFRMLPDALNSQYVFFTAGRLGIGAKDTTASVLPPISAGGNCVSNPSITVSSTVNLDDMYRWLPIFDTEGKIVAEIFPNNLLGAINTKVYTHSSDSSLRSTPTGNYLLNRNVSFTSQNNLSSGSSYVYIRIYFTKKELQLLKQADASVEYNLLQVLNTNTACSGVYAGTELVFPPTAFGKYGEDYYIEVQPSALNNFFISGGSLVSKICPGTNTTFVSNADEYQATYQWQVNTGSGFTNISNNSTYAGATTKTLQLTNIPDTYNGYQYRCLLNYVANTVSTFKYSHTFSIEMVNTWTGAVNNNWNVPGNWSCGTIPTINTDVKINSGNVVVNITDAVCNSLNIRTAAATITVSEGNKLTIVH, from the coding sequence ATGCATTTAATTCGTTCCGCTGCCTACCTCATCTTTGTTATAATACCAGGTCTTTGTTTTTCTCAAATATGCAATGTTCCAACTAATATAAAGATCACTTCATTAACTACAACTTCTATTGGTGTTCAGTGGAATATACCTGCAGGTAATGCAGGTGCTACATATGATTGGGAGGCACGTACAAGCGGATTAGCCGCAGGTTCAGGCAATACAGGTCTTATCAATAGTGGCAATACAGCAGATACGTTCATTAACGTCAGCAGCCTTACCGCCGCCACTACATACGATATATATGTAAGAACTGCATGTACATCATCCACCAGTGCATGGGCAGGGCCGGTAAGTATTAAAACAGCCTGCACTATAAACAGCATTCCTTTTTCAGAAAATTTTGATGGTGTAACTGCTCCGGCATTACCCAACTGTTTCACCGTTCAAAATATTAATGGTGGCAATACCTTTACTAATACCAGTTTATCAGGTTCTTTTGCCCCTTACTCCTCTCCTAATGCAATCATTTACGCTACAGAACAAGCCAATGCTGCTAATGACTGGATATACACTCCTGCTATTAATTTAACACAGGGGGTTTACTACAGAATGCAATTTTGGTACAGGGTACTTTTTGCAGGCTTCCCCAATCAAATTGAAATTAAATTTGGTAAAGCACCGGTAGCATCTGCCATGACCAGCGGTGTCATTTACAGTAACAGTCTTAATAACACAAGTTTACAACAGGCTTCATTTTCTTATACCGTTCCGCAAACAGGCATTTATTATATCGGTATACATAATTATACCCCTGCTGGTGCGTATAATTTTCAGATGCTGTTAGATAATTTATTCATTGATATCGGCCCCGATCCGAATTGTGGCATCGCAACAAATTTTACCGCCGATAGTATTGGTACCAACAAAGCTACTATCAGATGGACCTCACCTTCATCGGGTACCCCTGTCAGTTATGATTGGGAAGTAAGAACAAGTGGTCTTCCTGGCTCTGGCTTCTCCGGTTTATATAACTCCGGAAATATAGCAGCAGCCGACTCCATCAATTTATCAGGATTAGCAATGGGTACTACCTATAAGTTCTATCTTAAAACAAATTGTACCAGTCCTTCTTACGGAGTATGGAGTGGTGCAACAACATTTACTACTAATACCACTGCTTGCGGAAGCATTGCAAATTTAAGTTATTCCAATGTGCGTAAAGATGGATTCCTGTTGTATTGGGGTGCACCGAGTGTCAGTAGCCCTTCGGTGGGATACGATTGGGAAGTGCGGCTATCCGGAGCCGGAGGAAGTGGAGCGACAGGGTTGGTTACCAGCGGAACTACCACCAATACTTTTGCAGATGTTACCGGCCTTCAGCCGCTCACTTATTATAGCGTGTATGTAAGGAACCGTTGTGCATCAGGTAACAGCAGTAGCTGGGTCAAATATACCGGTAGTATCTCTACGGGCATCATCAATGAAGTCTGCTCCGATGCCGTTGAATTGATAGTGGGCAAAGGATTTTGTACAAGCATTAAAACCATAGACCTAAGCAGAGCAGTTCCTACTACCGGATTATCCAGCAGTTGTGCATTGATCAATAATGGAAGCGGTACAACCAACCCTCTCAACGATGCCTGGTACAAGGTAACGGTACCGGCTACGGGCAATGTGGTGGTACAAACATTTAATGTACCATTAAATGCATCAAATACTGGTATCAGCGCTTATAATAGTATGTTGATAGCATATAGCGGAGACTGCGGCAACCTTACGGAAATAGCCTGCGACAGAGATGGTGGCCCCGACGATCCTTACTGGGCTTCGGAAGGGTACCAGGCAAAAATTTCGTTAACGGGAAGAACTCCAGGCGAAACGATCTATTTCAGAATGTTACCTGATGCACTTAACAGTCAATATGTCTTTTTTACCGCAGGCCGCCTGGGTATTGGTGCCAAAGACACTACTGCCAGCGTACTACCTCCCATATCAGCCGGAGGTAATTGTGTAAGCAACCCTTCTATAACGGTGAGCAGTACTGTAAATTTAGATGACATGTATAGATGGTTGCCCATATTTGATACTGAAGGAAAAATTGTAGCAGAGATATTCCCGAATAACCTTTTAGGAGCTATCAATACAAAGGTGTATACTCATTCTTCAGATTCATCTTTACGCTCTACACCAACCGGCAATTATTTACTTAACAGGAATGTTTCATTTACCAGTCAAAACAATCTGTCTTCGGGGAGCAGCTATGTATATATCAGAATATATTTCACTAAAAAAGAACTGCAACTATTGAAACAGGCCGACGCTTCGGTTGAATATAATTTATTACAGGTGTTAAATACCAATACTGCCTGCAGTGGTGTATATGCCGGAACGGAGCTTGTATTTCCTCCCACTGCTTTCGGAAAATATGGAGAAGATTATTATATAGAAGTTCAACCCAGCGCATTAAATAATTTTTTTATCAGCGGTGGCAGCCTTGTTTCAAAAATATGTCCCGGCACTAACACTACATTTGTTTCTAACGCCGATGAGTACCAGGCCACTTATCAATGGCAGGTAAATACCGGCAGCGGCTTTACAAATATTTCTAATAACAGTACCTATGCAGGTGCTACAACAAAAACATTACAATTAACAAATATACCGGACACATATAACGGTTACCAATATCGCTGCTTGCTAAACTATGTTGCTAATACCGTAAGTACTTTCAAATACAGTCATACTTTTAGCATTGAAATGGTAAACACCTGGACAGGTGCTGTTAATAATAATTGGAATGTTCCGGGCAACTGGAGTTGCGGCACTATTCCAACTATCAATACAGATGTAAAAATAAACAGCGGAAATGTAGTGGTTAACATAACCGATGCTGTTTGTAATAGTTTAAATATAAGAACCGCAGCAGCCACCATAACAGTTTCAGAAGGCAATAAATTAACCATTGTGCATTAG
- a CDS encoding FG-GAP-like repeat-containing protein has product MGFKKELLLIVLVLCIHNVYAQVPVINSFSPVTGKIGTIVTITGSNFSTNPASNIVYFGATRATVNSAAATALSVSVPAQATYAPISVLVNGLTGYSSQYFQVKYDGAGQDFDNASFSFYSAYLTGIYAAGTTYSSPRKILYTDIDGDSKADIVAMNSNVSTVAVLLNTSTPGSINFSSYVPIPISALKIDMTTGDFDGDGKIDIAVNDANNHKFSILRNTSTPGNVSFANQFDMAFDTISFSIANGDIDGDGKLDIIISECYSSKILIYRNTSTAGNLSFDSKLSFATEAKPWDVKVADLNNDQKPEIIVGYDSVAKVSVFKNNSSPGIISLLPRVNFKADSRTRRIAMGDVDQDGRLEICASSLNSISIFRNTITDDIIQFDSAFTFINQYAYYQDPDPIAVDDMNGDGKLDIVTAGVDPDLDYPETRSFFVAKNISTPGNIAFAIPARYDNVWTPGIALGDIDGDNACDYISGDYASSSVRVRRNQTADPTLKSFSPASGDSGIVLTLKGYNMNKTTVVSLGGVLLDSFKIIDPQTITVVVPGGLKTDSVVIRSAISYSGMTGFTYTGPMITSFTPNKAGRGDTITITGKNFTGTTVVKFGNTNCRSFIVKDSAHILAVVDTGSTGKIYVSSPAGYGDISGFSFFNGPAISSFTPTTAKKGDVIQIYGQRFTGLIGVRFGDISASSFTLVNDNAATAVVNFGSSGDVTVSTYGGSATKSGFTHTTAYIKRIYPTSGATDDTITIIGSSFTNATVVKIGTINYNAASFTVINDTMIKAVVGVTVSGSILVKTTDGVYSNPVGFTYISNTPLTAFYPTTAKTGDAVTIYGLNVENASSVTFGGVPAASWSVNVASQITAIVGNGASGIVTVVTPSGTSSLAGFTYGVALCYNPYNIYTSIHSTLSGSTYQWQVKKDSTGFVNIPNGGNYTLVNTSSLSLNNIPTSFYGYLYRCKVDGNYTVPYELKFADTWTGASGAAWEDGSNWSCNYPPDANTDVVIINGTVSLNSDKTVRSLTVKAGAKVTVTSGHTLTVTH; this is encoded by the coding sequence ATGGGTTTTAAAAAGGAGTTGCTTTTAATTGTACTTGTTTTATGTATACATAACGTGTATGCGCAAGTTCCTGTGATAAATTCTTTTAGTCCTGTGACTGGTAAAATCGGTACAATTGTAACTATCACCGGTAGTAACTTTAGTACCAATCCTGCAAGCAATATTGTATATTTTGGCGCTACCAGGGCAACTGTTAATTCAGCTGCTGCAACGGCTTTGTCAGTAAGCGTTCCTGCACAAGCTACTTATGCTCCCATTAGTGTTTTGGTGAATGGCTTAACGGGGTATTCCTCTCAATATTTCCAGGTAAAATATGATGGCGCCGGGCAGGATTTTGATAATGCTTCCTTTAGCTTTTATAGTGCATATCTCACCGGCATATATGCCGCAGGCACGACTTACAGTTCTCCCAGGAAAATCCTCTACACTGATATAGATGGAGACAGCAAAGCGGATATTGTTGCTATGAATAGTAATGTTTCTACTGTAGCAGTATTGTTGAATACAAGCACACCGGGATCAATAAACTTTTCGAGTTATGTGCCGATACCAATCTCAGCATTAAAGATAGATATGACCACAGGGGATTTTGATGGAGATGGTAAAATAGATATAGCAGTTAATGATGCGAATAATCATAAATTCAGTATTTTAAGAAATACAAGTACTCCGGGCAACGTATCATTTGCCAACCAGTTTGATATGGCATTTGACACTATATCTTTTAGTATAGCCAATGGGGATATAGATGGAGATGGTAAGCTGGATATCATTATATCTGAATGTTATTCCTCTAAAATATTGATCTATAGAAATACAAGTACTGCAGGTAATTTGTCGTTTGATAGTAAACTAAGTTTTGCAACAGAGGCTAAGCCCTGGGATGTAAAAGTAGCCGATCTTAATAATGATCAAAAACCGGAAATAATTGTTGGGTATGACAGTGTAGCAAAAGTTTCTGTGTTTAAAAATAATAGTAGCCCCGGAATAATTTCTCTTTTGCCTAGAGTGAATTTTAAAGCCGACAGCCGCACAAGGCGTATTGCTATGGGAGATGTTGACCAGGACGGAAGGCTTGAAATTTGTGCAAGCAGCCTTAATAGCATTTCCATTTTCCGTAATACCATTACTGATGATATCATACAATTTGATTCTGCCTTTACTTTTATAAACCAGTATGCATATTATCAGGATCCGGATCCGATTGCCGTGGATGATATGAATGGGGATGGTAAACTCGATATTGTAACAGCAGGAGTTGACCCTGATCTCGATTATCCGGAAACACGTTCATTCTTTGTGGCAAAAAATATAAGCACACCTGGAAATATAGCTTTTGCTATCCCGGCACGATACGACAATGTCTGGACTCCCGGTATTGCCTTAGGTGATATAGATGGGGACAATGCATGTGATTATATTTCCGGGGATTATGCGTCCAGTTCTGTAAGGGTAAGGAGAAATCAAACAGCTGATCCAACATTAAAATCATTTTCTCCGGCATCGGGTGATTCGGGTATTGTACTAACACTAAAGGGGTACAATATGAATAAAACCACAGTTGTATCACTTGGGGGTGTGCTGTTGGATTCATTTAAAATAATAGATCCGCAAACTATTACTGTTGTTGTGCCCGGCGGACTTAAAACCGATTCTGTAGTAATCAGATCTGCCATTAGTTATAGTGGAATGACAGGCTTTACATATACCGGGCCAATGATCACATCCTTTACTCCGAATAAAGCAGGACGTGGAGATACCATAACCATTACAGGTAAAAATTTTACAGGAACAACTGTAGTGAAATTTGGCAACACCAATTGCCGTTCTTTTATTGTAAAAGATTCTGCACATATACTTGCGGTAGTAGATACAGGCTCAACTGGTAAGATCTATGTATCCTCACCTGCAGGCTATGGTGATATTTCGGGGTTCAGTTTTTTTAATGGACCTGCTATCAGTTCTTTTACTCCCACTACAGCAAAAAAGGGAGATGTTATTCAGATATACGGGCAGCGCTTTACCGGGCTTATCGGTGTTAGGTTTGGAGATATCAGTGCTTCTTCATTTACTTTAGTAAATGATAATGCTGCTACTGCTGTTGTTAATTTTGGTAGCTCAGGTGATGTTACTGTAAGTACATATGGTGGTTCAGCTACCAAAAGTGGCTTTACACATACCACAGCTTATATAAAAAGAATTTATCCTACCTCAGGTGCAACCGACGATACAATCACTATCATAGGCAGTAGTTTCACCAATGCAACAGTAGTTAAGATAGGAACGATCAATTATAATGCGGCATCATTTACTGTAATAAATGATACCATGATAAAAGCTGTGGTTGGTGTTACAGTATCAGGAAGCATATTAGTAAAAACAACCGATGGTGTTTATTCTAACCCAGTCGGGTTTACTTATATTTCCAATACACCACTTACTGCATTTTATCCCACTACTGCAAAAACAGGTGATGCAGTTACTATCTATGGATTGAATGTTGAAAATGCATCAAGCGTAACATTTGGAGGAGTGCCGGCCGCTTCATGGAGTGTAAATGTAGCTTCACAAATTACTGCAATAGTAGGTAATGGTGCTTCGGGAATTGTAACAGTAGTAACCCCTTCAGGTACTTCAAGTTTAGCCGGATTTACCTATGGAGTTGCCCTATGTTATAATCCATATAACATATATACAAGTATTCATTCCACCTTATCAGGAAGCACCTATCAATGGCAGGTAAAAAAAGACAGTACCGGGTTTGTAAATATTCCCAATGGCGGTAATTATACCCTGGTAAATACCTCTTCGCTATCATTAAATAATATACCCACCAGTTTTTATGGTTATTTATACAGATGTAAAGTTGATGGAAATTATACTGTTCCCTATGAGTTGAAATTTGCTGACACATGGACAGGTGCATCGGGTGCTGCATGGGAAGATGGTAGTAACTGGAGTTGTAATTATCCCCCTGATGCAAATACAGATGTTGTAATTATTAACGGAACCGTATCTCTAAATTCTGATAAAACTGTACGAAGTCTGACGGTAAAAGCAGGAGCGAAGGTTACAGTAACCAGCGGTCATACACTTACAGTGACGCATTGA